One Paroedura picta isolate Pp20150507F chromosome 3, Ppicta_v3.0, whole genome shotgun sequence genomic window carries:
- the KANK2 gene encoding KN motif and ankyrin repeat domain-containing protein 2, with amino-acid sequence MAQVLHMETGFPGRTNPTSATSFHGKDPDVHYSVETPYGYRLDLDFLKYVDDIEKGHTIKRIPVHRRPRYSSLPRGYGYTGSWWTSTESLCSNASMDSQHSAYSYCGRSFYPQYSHATSSSFNARVEKTLLDARKKLEDQAGAGEEERTRPGGLRSLSNSMSGSTSSLVGSQSLSRQTSHNGSQLGAPGQFTPVGSGLSTPVCLTPGHLQHVREQMAVALKKLRLLEEQVKMVPVLQVKISVLQEEKRQLSVQLKSQKFLGHLGGLSKSRSRGELYIDIPEEGIGGNPEEGTVGPKPRCSPEKKVVRSVAVGVSAEEAEGGKCDVAVAVREEELGVREEEQQSPSAHALSAKIAVLEGQLKRALQELQTAHQRMEHPGKGKKDKWTSTGNGNGLVGGGAGPAGPEPWDKGSSREVTPSDKSMAEVAQGESKPKVVTAPSRGLGHEPQQAESTEPREPGTSHRSLAGKELGTPQATLPPGPTYHSREVMETTFPIQAGPVTPTTTFHSVKKISIVGTEEDRTGKPEIPGPSLPAPHCMEPAAICRAQEASPDAPSAPEDPAAITVGLQSIMKEEEEEDPTGLRGSPKHLQLPGVNNRYESSCSSSSSSSSEDSSTAENISDNESTESEYHEASEALLLTGHASAAEPPTPPPETTHPGGASAEGEGRPTTASEEQEGNAGKGVSKELLSACQVLQKYLESPDAPTEEATKVAYATVLHSWLRLSCHKDASPQWVSLHLEAFQAVSPQLLEFIINMADANGNTALHYTVSHSNFPVVAELLRTGVCHVDQQNKAGYTAIMLTALAATRSESDMETILQLLERGDVNAKASQAGQTALMLAVSHGRQDMVRSLLASGADVNMQDDDGSTALMCACEHGHAEIVRLLLATAGCDVTLADQDGSTALSIALEAGQNNIALMLHAHLNQPTSAGGTLKPGDVTERDGEVP; translated from the exons ATGGCACAAGTTCTGCATATGGAGACGGGCTTCCCAG GAAGAACCAACCCCACCTCTGCTACATCCTTCCATGGGAAGGATCCAGATGTGCATTATTCAGTGGAGACCCCATATGGCTACCGGTTGGACCTGGACTTTCTcaaatatgtggatgacattgAGAAAGGCCACACCATCAAGCGCATTCCAGTCCACCGCCGACCACGTTACAGCTCATTGCCACGGGGTTATGGGTACACGGGCTCTTGGTGGACTTCCACGGAGTCGCTCTGCTCCAACGCCAGCATGGACAGCCAGCACTCAGCCTATTCTTATTGTGGGCGGAGCTTCTACCCTCAGTATAGCCATGCCACATCGAGCAGCTTCAATGCCCGCGTAGAGAAGACCTTGCTGGATGCCAGGAAGAAGCTAGAAGACCAAGCAGGTGCAGGCGAGGAGGAGAGGACTAGGCCTGGTGGCCTCAGAAGCCTTAGCAACAGCATGTCTGGATCCACCAGCTCCTTGGTGGGAAGCCAAAGCTTGTCCCGCCAGACTTCCCACAATGGTTCACAGCTGGGTGCTCCTGGACAATTCACACCTGTTGGCTCTGGGTTGTCCACCCCAGTCTGTCTGACTCCAGGACACCTGCAGCATGTTCGGGAGCAGATGGCAGTAGCCTTGAAGAAGCTGCGTCTGTTGGAAGAGCAGGTGAAGATGGTGCCAGTGCTCCAGGTGAAAATTTCTGTGCTGCAGGAGGAAAAACGGCAGCTCAGCGTCCAGCTCAAAAGCCAGAAGTTCTTGGGCCACCTGGGGGGGCTCAGCAAGAGCAGGTCCCGAGGGGAACTCTACATAGACATCCCAGAGGAAGGGATTGGAGGGAACCCAGAAGAGGGCACGGTGGGACCCAAACCCAGATGCAGTCCAGAGAAGAAGGTGGTGAGGTCGGTGGCTGTGGGGGTGTCGGCTGAAGAGGCAGAGGGGGGGAAGTGTGATGTGGCGGTGGCAGTccgggaggaggagctgggagtcagggaggaggagcagcagagcCCATCAGCGCACGCTTTGTCAGCCAAGATTGCCGTCCTCGAAGGGCAGCTGAAGAGGGCACTCCAAGAGCTCCAGACTGCGCACCAGAGGATGGAACATCCGGGCAAGGGGAAGAAGGACAAGTGGACGTCCACAGGAAACGGAAATggcctggtgggagggggagcggggCCAGCGGGTCCGGAACCGTGGGACAAAGGGTCCTCCCGTGAGGTCACCCCCAGCGATAAGAGCATGGCTGAAGTTGCCCAGGGGGAAAGCAAGCCCAAGGTGGTCACTGCCCCTTCGAGAGGACTAGGCCATGAGCCACAGCAGGCCGAAAGTACGGAGCCCAGAGAGCCTGGCACTAGCCACAGGTCCTTGGCAGGCAAAGAGCTGGGAACACCGCAAGCCACACTGCCACCTGGTCCCACGTACCACAGCAGAGAGGTGATGGAGACCACGTTCCCCATCCAGGCCGGCCCTGTGACCCCCACAACCACGTTCCATTCGGTGAAAAAGATCAGCATTGTCGGCACAGAGGAGGACAGGACGGGAAAGCCAG AGATCCCTGGCCCTTCACTTCCTGCTCCTCACTGCATGGAGCCAGCCGCTATCTGCCGCGCCCAGGAGGCTAGTCCAGATGCACCCAGCGCGCCAGAGGACCCAG CCGCAATCACAGTAGGGCTCCAATCAatcatgaaggaggaggaggaggaggaccccaCAGGTCTTAGGGGCAGCCCAAAGCACCTCCAGTTGCCGGGAGTCAACAACAG gTATGAGTcctcttgctcctcctcctcctcctcctcctctgaagacTCCAGCACAGCAGAGAATATCTCGGACAACGAGAGCACGGAGAGCGAATACCATGAGGCAAGCGAAGCTCTCCTCCTCACGGGGCATGCCTCTGCGGCTGAGCCCCCAACGCCGCCCCCAGAGACGACTCACCCTGGGGGAGCCTCCGCTGAAGGGGAAGGAAGACCCACAACAGCAAGCGAGGAGCAGGAGGGCAACGCTGG gAAGGGGGTCAGCAAGGAGCTGCTCTCCGCCTGTCAAGTCCTGCAGAAGTACCTCGAGAGCCCTGATGCTCCCACGGAGGAGGCCACG AAAGTGGCATATGCGACCGTGCTTCACTCTTGGCTGAGGCTTTCCTGCCACAAAGATGCCAGTCCGCAGTGGGTCTCTCTGCACCTGGAGGCTTTCCAGGCCGTCTCCCCTCAGCTGCTGGAGTTCATCATCAACATGGCGGACGCCAACGGCAACACAGCCCTCCACTACACCGTCTCGCATTCCAACTTCCCTGTGGTTGCAGAGCTGCTCAGGACAG gTGTGTGTCATGTGGACCAACAGAACAAAGCCGGTTACACAGCCATCATGCTCACGGCGCTGGCTGCCACTCGCTCGGAGAGCGATATGGAGACTATCCTGCAGCTACTGGAAAGGGGTGACGTGAACGCCAAAGCCAGCCAG GCAGGCCAGACTGCCTTGATGCTCGCCGTCAGTCATGGGCGCCAGGACATGGTGCGCTCACTTCTGGCCAGTGGAGCAGATGTCAATATGCAAGATGATGATGGCTCCACAGCACTCATGTGCGCTTGTGAGCATGGTCACGCCGAGATTGTCCGCCTGTTGCTGGCCACTGCAGGCTGCGATGTCACCCTCGCTGACCAG GATGGCAGCACAGCTCTTTCTATTGCTCTGGAAGCGGGGCAGAACAACATCGCCCTCATGCTGCATGCACATCTGAACCAACCCACCTCTGCTGGG GGAACTCTGAAGCCCGGAGATGTCACAGAGAGGGACGGCGAAGTTCCGTAG